The following are encoded together in the Lactuca sativa cultivar Salinas chromosome 1, Lsat_Salinas_v11, whole genome shotgun sequence genome:
- the LOC111915192 gene encoding E3 ubiquitin-protein ligase UPL4: MGNRGHKRSETVDELPADKRTCSSLEFRPSSSMSPVETPSTSTNQTHDHDHEMETSSSASGSGRTDEDKDSAYGSCDSEETGDADQRRQRHAILDYQRQRLSADQAKFKRVLSNLSEETEESAQQEALRELCEILSFCTDSSLSSLIADSLSPILIKLASHESNPEIMLLSIRALTYLCDIHPQSSALIIRHDGVTALCKRLLAFEYEDVAEQCLQALEKISREQPLACLQSGAIMAVLTFIDFFSTSLQRVALSTVVNICVKLPSEGSSPFMDAVPVLCKLLQYEDNQLVEHVATCLIKIAERVQESSEMLDELSKHGLIHQVAHLIDLNSHTTLSHSVHTGLIGLLVKLASGSMVAVKTLFDLNISSILKEILSIYDLSHGVPSPRTIDGHYNQMHEVLKLLIQLLPVVSRNQEVPLAAEKEAFLVTHPDLVEKFGNDLLPVLIQVVDSGVDLYICYGCLSVVDKLLYYSNSDMLLDLLKSTNISRFLAGVFTRKDIHVLMLALNISDTILQKNTDVFMGPFVKEGVLFAIDALIDPEKCSQFMFSMFNDIQLSNTSSKKYAGKDVIRCLCFSFDVNKTSSSSESRKCKLELECVRTLAKHIRTKYFDTNSSTSETGMTPILEKLKSLSSELSSMMTQEGYDHVLHQIMSILNGRDVISTFEFVESGITDSLVSYLSNGDCSRVEAFGRLFLSCTNQPLDYFSLSGFISKLQSALSSVEDFPVVLNNSFKHRNSYATVPRRHSTTYPCLRVLFVKEEGESTLTEYTGDVQTVDPFSDFEAIETFLWPKVCLNNAQSPSDKSQHDVGQSQTSPQKPTEDASSSQKLSFYLEGKEIDRGLTIYQAVLSQHISEFDTVNGLLWNQLHKITFKKSLTLEKSSSPSEIGSSVEKSTPCHNLLFLLRILESVNECRFHLMTRERIEAFSEGKIGNLDDVKATNEGILVNEFVNTRLTEKLEQQMRDPLAICTGGMPSWCTQLMTSCPFLFSFEARWKYFKLVALGKHQGQNGQNDSPMPRKKFLVYRNQILESASKMMDLHANQKVVLEVKYDEEVGTGLGPTLEFFTLVSNEFQKPGMGMWRGDNSGIGIVNSVPFGLFPSPLRNSITDVNKKFVLLGQVVAKALHDGRVLDIPFSKAFYKLILGKELTVYDIQSFDAGLGKTLIEFQALVERKKNLEKFGKNSEFEFRGSKIQDLHLDFTLPGYPDYILASGPDKEMVNMMNLENYIELVADATINSGIMKQMEAFKSGFNQVFPIKNLKIFTDEELERLLCGESETWNSNQLSDLIKFDHGYTASSPPIIHFLEVIQEFDYEQQKAFVKFVTGAPRLPIGGLASLNPKLTIVRKLCDKVVDADLPSVMTCANYLKLPPYSSKEMMKEKLLYAITEGQGSFHLS, from the exons ATGGGTAATCGAGGGCATAAAAGAAGTGAAACAGTTGATGAATTGCCAGCAGATAAGAGAACGTGTAGTTCATTGGAGTTCAGACCAAGTTCATCAATGTCGCCGGTTGAAACCCCAAGCACCTCGACGAATCAAACCCACGATCATGACCACGAAATGGAAACATCTTCATCTGCTTCTGGTTCAGGGCGTACAGACGAAGATAAGGATTCAGCATATGGCTCCTGTGATTCAGAGGAAACCGGTGATGCAGATCAAAGACGACAAAGGCATGCTATACTTGATTACCAAAGGCAAAGGCTATCTGCTGATCAAGCGAAATTCAAAAGGGTTTTATCAAATCTGAGTGAAGAAACCGAGGAATCTGCTCAACAGGAAGCGCTCAGGGAGCTTTGTGAAATACTCTCGTTCTGTACAGACAGTTCTTTATCCAGTTTAATTGCGGATTCCTTGTCTCCCATTCTTATAAAGCTGGCTAGCCATGAAAGCAATCCTGAGATCATGCTTCTATCTATTAGGGCTCTAACTTATCTCTGTGACATTCATCCTCAATCCTCTGCTTTAATTATACGACATGATGGAGTTACAGCACTTTGTAAGAGATTACTGGCTTTTGAGTACGAAGATGTAGCTGAACAG TGTTTGCAAGCATTAGAGAAGATATCACGTGAGCAACCACTTGCTTGTTTACAATCTGGTGCAATCATGGCTGTTCTTACTTTCATTGATTTCTTCTCCACAAGTCTCCAG agGGTTGCTCTTTCCACTGTGGTAAATATATGTGTGAAGCTTCCATCTGAAGGTTCTTCACCTTTTATGGATGCAGTTCCAGTACTTTGCAAACTTTTACAGTATGAGGACAATCAG CTTGTTGAACATGTTGCTACATGCTTAATTAAAATAGCAGAAAGAGTACAAGAATCCAGTGAAATGCTTGATGAACTTTCTAAACATGGATTGATTCATCAAGTGGCACATCTTATAGACTTGAACAGCCATACCACTCTATCTCATTCTGTtcatact GGTTTAATTGGACTACTTGTTAAACTTGCTTCTGGTTCTATGGTAGCTGTGAAGACACTTTTTGATCTTAATATAAGTAGCATTTTGAAAGAGATCTTGTCAATATATGACCTTTCACATGGAGTCCCTTCCCCTCGAACAATTGATGGACATTATAATCAAATGCATGAAGTTTTGAAGTTGTTGATTCAGCTTCTACCCGTTGTATCCAGAAATCAAGAAGTTCCATTAGCTGCAGAAAAAGAAGCTTTCTTGGTGACTCATCCTGATCTTGTAGAGAAATTTGGGAATGATTTATTACCTGTTTTGATCCAG GTTGTTGATTCTGGAGTGGATTTATATATCTGTTATGGGTGTCTATCTGTTGTGGACAAGTTACTTTATTACAGCAACTCTGATATGCTTCTTGATTTGCTTAAAAGCACCAACATTTCAAG GTTTTTGGCTGGAGTGTTCACTAGGAAGGATATACATGTACTAATGCTAGCTCTTAATATCTCTGACACTATCCTACAAAAGAATACTGATGTTTTCATGGGACCTTTTGTTAAAGAAGGTGTTCTTTTTGCCATTGATGCACTTATAGACCCTGAAAAGTGTTCACAGTTTATGTTTTCAATGTTCAACGACATCCAATTATCGAATACTTCAAGcaaaaaatatgctggaaaagaTGTGATTCGCTgcttatgtttttcttttgatgtcaacaaaacttcatcatcttcagaatcAAGGAAATGTAAGTTGGAATTGGAATGTGTTCGAACTCTTGCAAAACACATAAGAACAAAGTACTTTGACACAAATTCCTCCACCTCAGAGACTGGAATGACTCCAATTCTTGAAAAGCTGAAATCTTTATCTTCTGAATTATCTTCCATGATGACACAAGAGGGATATGATCATGTCTTGCATCAAATCATGTCAATTCTCAATGGCAGAGATGTGATTTCCACTTTTGAATTTGTCGAGAGCGGAATCACTGATTCCTTAGTTAGTTACCTTTCTAATGGGGATTGTTCTAGAGTGGAGGCATTTGGGAGGCTGTTTTTATCATGCACAAATCAACCGCTTGATTACTTCTCTTTATCTGGATTTATCTCAAAACTACAAAGTGCTTTATCTTCTGTTGAAGATTTTCCTGTTGTGTTAAACAATTCATTCAAACACAGGAATTCATATGCCACTGTGCCACGTAGGCATTCCACCACTTACCCATGTCTCAGAGTTCTATTTGTGAAAGAAGAGGGAGAGTCAACTTTGACTGAATACACAGGAGACGTTCAAACTGTTGATCCATTTTCAGATTTTGAAGCAATTGAAACTTTCTTATGGCCTAAAGTTTGCTTAAACAATGCTCAATCACCCTCTGATAAAAGTCAACACGATGtcggtcaaagtcaaacttctcCTCAAAAACCAACAGAG GATGCCAGTTCTTCACAGAAACTATCATTTTACCTTGAAGGAAAGGAAATTGACCGAGGGTTGACTATTTATCAAGCTGTTCTTAGTCAACACATATCAGAATTTGACACTGTGAATGGATTATTGTGGAATCAATTACACAAAATAACATTCAAAAAATCATTAACCTTAGAAAAAAGTAGTTCCCCTTCTGAAATTGGTTCTTCTGTTGAAAAGTCAACTCCATGTCACAACTTATTGTTTTTGCTGAGAATCTTGGAATCCGTGAACGAATGTAGATTCCATCTCATGACTCGCGAAAGAATTGAAGCGTTTTCCGAGGGCAAAATTGGAAACTTGGATGATGTAAAAGCAACAaacgagggtattttggtcaacgAGTTTGTGAACACTAGGTTAACAGAAAAACTCGAGCAACAGATGCGGGACCCGTTGGCAATATGTACAGGTGGCATGCCATCATGGTGTACACAGTTGATGACATCATGCCCTTTCTTGTTTAGTTTCGAGGCAAGATGGAAGTACTTCAAGTTAGTAGCGTTGGGTAAGCACCAGGGGCAAAACGGTCAAAATGATTCCCCTATGCCACGAAAAAAGTTTTTGGTTTATAGAAATCAGATTCTTGAATCGGCTTCCAAAATGATGGATTTACATGCGAATCAAAAAGTTGTTCTTGAAGTGAAATATGATGAAGAAGTTGGTACGGGTCTGGGTCCCACATTGGAGTTTTTTACACTTGttagtaatgagtttcagaagcCCGGAATGGGAATGTGGCGAGGTGACAACTCCGGAATCGGAATTGTTAATTCCGTTCCGTTCGGACTCTTTCCTTCGCCGTTGCGTAATTCCATCACGGATGTGAATAAAAAATTTGTGCTTTTAGGGCAGGTGGTTGCGAAGGCTCTTCATGATGGAAGGGTTTTGGATATtccgttttcaaaagctttttatAAACTAATTCTTGGAAAG GAACTTACTGTGTATGACATCCAGTCGTTTGATGCTGGTTTGGGTAAAACCTTGATTGAGTTTCAAGCTCTTGTTGAAAGAAAAAAGAATTTAGAAAAATTTGGAAAAAATTCAGAATTTGAATTTCGGGGTTCAAAAATTCAAGATTTACATCTGGATTTTACTCTTCCTGGATATCCTGATTATATTCTTGCTTCTGGTCCTGATAAAGAAATG GTGAACATGATGAATTTGGAGAATTATATTGAACTTGTGGCTGATGCAACGATAAATTCTGGGATTATGAAACAAATGGAAGCTTTTAAATCTGGATTTAATCAGGTTTTCCCGATTAAAAATCTCAAGATATTCACCGATGAGGAATTAGAGCGTCTTTTATGTGGCGAAAGTGAAACTTGGAAT TCAAACCAGCTTTCAGATCTTATAAAGTTTGATCATGGATATACTGCTAGTAGTCCTCCCATTATACAC TTTCTGGAAGTCATACAAGAATTTGACTATGAACAGCAAAAAGCTTTTGTGAAATTTGTGACTGGTGCACCACGGCTTCCTATTGGTGGGTTGGCATCACTCAACCCAAAACTCACAATCGTACGCAAG CTTTGTGATAAAGTGGTGGATGCGGATCTTCCAAGTGTGATGACATGTGCTAATTATCTGAAATTGCCTCCGTATTCTTCTAAG GAAATGATGAAGGAGAAGCTGTTATATGCAATAACAGAAGGGCAAGGATCGTTTCATCTCTCTTAG